The following are from one region of the Sphingomonas oryzagri genome:
- a CDS encoding acyltransferase family protein produces the protein MSEARRINHIQSLRAIAATLVAISHISKELIQHGVPDRYHLLPFLMTWQFGVDIFFVISGFIMYHVTAGRPTGVAPAADFMKKRLVRVVPLYWLYTALILLPILFASHTVHHASIDAPYAIASFLFIPWLRPDGMVIEPVLGLGWTLNYEMVFYISMAVLIALNVRRTVTALTLLFVGATIAGLFITTDYPQIWYWTRSCILEFAFGAGIAMLFRRGVSIPTWAGIAMVVVGIAAWQGTVALWPVSEAGFNVRGITWGVAAALIVGGLTFSTAMVRMLEWGGPKGLLQQVGDASYSLYLCHMFVVRLMTMAIGRYAHGYGAILYVLVTLAVCVGAAMLSYRFLEKPLIQLGRKDFRLRPVVPKNEGKPSDLVT, from the coding sequence ATGAGCGAAGCACGCCGGATCAACCACATTCAGAGCCTGCGTGCGATAGCGGCCACCCTGGTCGCCATCTCGCACATCTCCAAGGAACTGATCCAGCACGGCGTTCCGGATCGCTACCATCTGCTGCCGTTCCTGATGACGTGGCAGTTCGGCGTCGACATCTTCTTCGTGATCAGCGGTTTCATCATGTACCATGTCACCGCGGGGCGCCCGACCGGCGTCGCTCCCGCGGCGGATTTCATGAAGAAGCGGCTGGTCCGCGTCGTGCCGCTCTACTGGCTCTACACGGCGCTGATCCTGCTGCCGATACTGTTCGCGTCGCATACCGTGCATCACGCCAGCATCGATGCCCCCTACGCCATCGCATCGTTCCTGTTCATCCCGTGGCTACGGCCGGACGGGATGGTGATCGAGCCGGTGCTTGGCCTCGGCTGGACGCTGAATTACGAGATGGTGTTCTACATCAGCATGGCCGTGCTGATCGCGCTCAACGTGCGGCGCACCGTGACGGCGCTCACCCTGCTGTTCGTCGGCGCGACGATCGCGGGCCTGTTCATCACCACGGACTATCCGCAAATCTGGTACTGGACGCGATCGTGCATTCTGGAGTTCGCGTTCGGCGCCGGCATCGCGATGCTGTTCCGGCGCGGCGTCTCGATACCGACCTGGGCGGGCATCGCGATGGTGGTTGTGGGCATCGCCGCATGGCAGGGCACGGTGGCGCTGTGGCCGGTCTCCGAAGCAGGCTTCAACGTGCGCGGCATCACCTGGGGCGTCGCCGCCGCGCTGATCGTCGGGGGGCTGACCTTCTCCACCGCGATGGTGCGGATGCTCGAATGGGGCGGCCCCAAGGGCCTGCTCCAGCAGGTCGGCGATGCGTCCTACAGCCTCTATCTGTGCCACATGTTCGTGGTGCGGCTGATGACGATGGCGATCGGGCGCTACGCGCACGGTTACGGCGCGATCCTCTACGTGCTCGTCACGCTGGCGGTATGCGTCGGCGCGGCGATGCTGTCCTACCGGTTCCTCGAAAAGCCGTTGATCCAGCTCGGCCGCAAGGATTTCCGGCTGCGGCCGGTCGTGCCGAAGAACGAGGGCAAGCCGTCCGATCTCGTGACCTGA